A window of Primulina tabacum isolate GXHZ01 chromosome 4, ASM2559414v2, whole genome shotgun sequence contains these coding sequences:
- the LOC142543610 gene encoding DNA replication complex GINS protein PSF3-like, with product MASYYDVDDILAEEELVPSVFQHSANGVGIFDSSDCTNMVEAASRVELPFWLVRELYLKHLISIRLPPSFDKESKTREEIGADAAHVDLRSRCPYFYSLGCKIAPLVGDKTIGPFLLVAFRMRYKEVLIKAHTSTLTVAPKYMSLLTNEETKLYEAGQSSIAAFKKWRMGGPRFEVAPVLWRKRKLT from the exons ATGGCAAGTTATTATgatgttgatgatatattggCTGAAGAAGAG CTTGTTCCATCTGTATTTCAACATTCTGCAAACGGAGTTGGGATTTTTGACTCGAGCGACTGTACAAATATG GTTGAAGCTGCTTCCCGAGTAGAACTGCCATTTTGGCTTGTCCGTGAATTGTACTTGAAACATCTTATATCCATTAGGCTTCCTCCATCTTTTGACAAAGA ATCCAAAACAAGGGAAGAAATAGGGGCAGATGCTGCGCATGTGGATCTCAGAAGTCGGTGTccttatttttattcattaggATGCAAGATTGCACCGCT TGTTGGTGACAAAACCATTGGGCCATTTCTTCTTGTTGCATTTCGAATGAGATACAAGGAAGTCTTGATCAAGGCGCATACTTCAACATTGACAGTGGCTCCCAAATACATGTCGCTTCTTACTAATGAAGAAACCAAAT TATATGAGGCTGGTCAATCTTCAATTGCTGCATTTAAAAAGTGGCGGATGGGTGGGCCAAGATTCGAGGTGGCGCCCGTTCTTTGGAGGAAGAGGAAACTAACCTGA
- the LOC142543609 gene encoding E3 ubiquitin-protein ligase RHA2A-like: MGLQNQLSDLSSESVLTLTVVHIANSVRYLHALLSTILHTFGFFSPRLEQDRHHFGDSMYGVFGSGLASLVLLCDQLNLNQVCSYTKRSEDGADRFGSDCVVCLDRLGEGEKVRRLACCHVFHKDCFDGWLDHLNFNCPICRQPLVSDEGVTCTQRRVADDLLAFFPIQ, translated from the coding sequence ATGGGTTTACAGAACCAGCTGTCCGACCTGTCATCGGAGTCGGTCCTCACATTAACGGTGGTGCACATAGCCAATAGCGTTCGTTATCTCCACGCCCTTCTCTCCACTATCCTGCACACATTCGGCTTTTTCTCTCCCCGCTTAGAGCAGGATCGCCACCATTTCGGGGACTCCATGTACGGCGTATTCGGCTCCGGTCTGGCGAGTCTTGTTCTCCTCTGCGACCAATTGAATCTGAACCAGGTTTGCTCGTACACGAAGCGATCCGAAGACGGCGCCGATCGGTTCGGTTCGGACTGCGTCGTGTGCCTTGACCGTCTGGGCGAGGGGGAAAAGGTGCGAAGATTAGCGTGCTGCCACGTCTTCCACAAGGATTGTTTCGACGGCTGGCTGGACCACCTCAACTTCAACTGCCCGATTTGCCGTCAGCCGCTGGTGTCTGATGAGGGCGTGACGTGCACGCAGAGGCGCGTCGCTGATGACCTCCTCGCGTTTTTCCCGATCCAATGA